A region from the Lolium perenne isolate Kyuss_39 chromosome 4, Kyuss_2.0, whole genome shotgun sequence genome encodes:
- the LOC127292360 gene encoding protein RTE1-HOMOLOG has translation MEAERSQLSQIDPRRARFPCCIVWTPIPFITWLVPFIGHIGICREDGVILDFAGPNFVSVDNFAFGAVARYIQVNGDERYKLLGTQVEATWDDALKKGVQEFQNRSYNLFTCNCHSFVANNLNRLFYSGHDKWNVVSLAAVMFLRGRWVSTASVVKTFAPFAVVLTLGGLLGGMTFLVGLLAFAAAMTGWFLVGTYCIKSLIEL, from the exons ATGGAAGCTGAAAGAAGCCAGCTCAGTCAAATCGACCCAAGAAGAGCCCGCTTTCCTTGCTGCATAGTATGGACTCCCATACCTTTCATCACATGGCTGGTACCGTTTATCGGTCATATTGGCATTTGCAGAGAAGATGGTGTAATCCTGGACTTTGCTGGTCCAAATTTCGTGTCAGTTGATAACTTTGCTTTTGGAGCTGTTGCACGCTACATTCAAGTAAATGGCGATGAG CGCTACAAGCTTCTTGGCACTCAAGTAGAGGCGACATGGGACGATGCTCTGAAGAAAGGTGTGCAGGAGTTCCAGAACAGGAGCTACAACCTGTTCACCTGCAACTGCCACTCCTTCGTCGCGAACAACCTGAACCGGCTCTTCTACTCCGGCCACGACAAGTGGAATGTGGTCAGCCTGGCTGCTGTGATGTTCCTGCGGGGCCGCTGGGTGAGCACCGCGTCTGTGGTCAAGACCTTCGCGCCTTTCGCCGTGGTGCTCACTCTCGGGGGTCTCCTTGGCGGCATGACGTTCCTGGTGGGCCTGCTTGCTTTTGCGGCCGCTATGACCGGATGGTTCCTTGTTGGCACCTACTGCATCAAGAGTCTTATAGAGTTGTAA